A DNA window from Planctomycetia bacterium contains the following coding sequences:
- a CDS encoding substrate-binding domain-containing protein, with translation MRSSLFSVCAVALLMACGCGSPTSTNNATSGSGDTAKKLRIAMIPKGASHEFWKSVEAGARRAEAEFNDVEVTWKGPLSEADLNDQISMIENFVADGYDGICVAPLDADALRKPLDGAMKAGIQVLIFDSALTNSDGIVSYVATNNHHGGQMAGEELARLLDGKGEVVLMRYALSSESTEQREQGFLEALKKHPDIKIIFDDYAGAGEDKAIALGEQILFNHGDAVDGIFCPNESTAAGMLTALRRDPRGLAGKVKLVGFDAGAKLIDGLEKGDLHATILQDPVKMGYESVKLMRDKLQGREVSARVETGELLATTENCRAPEVRKLLEPEASK, from the coding sequence ATGCGTTCGAGCCTCTTCTCGGTGTGCGCCGTTGCGCTGCTGATGGCCTGCGGTTGCGGCAGCCCCACGTCGACAAACAATGCGACCTCCGGCTCCGGGGACACGGCCAAGAAGCTGCGCATCGCCATGATTCCGAAGGGGGCGTCGCATGAATTCTGGAAATCGGTCGAAGCCGGCGCGCGGCGCGCGGAAGCGGAATTCAACGACGTCGAAGTCACCTGGAAGGGGCCGTTGTCGGAAGCGGATTTGAACGATCAGATTTCGATGATCGAAAATTTCGTCGCCGACGGATATGACGGCATCTGCGTGGCGCCGCTCGACGCCGACGCGCTGCGCAAGCCGCTTGATGGGGCGATGAAGGCGGGCATTCAGGTGCTGATCTTCGACTCCGCATTGACGAATAGCGATGGCATCGTCAGTTACGTCGCAACCAACAATCACCACGGCGGGCAGATGGCGGGCGAAGAATTGGCGCGATTGCTCGACGGGAAGGGCGAAGTCGTGTTGATGCGCTATGCCCTGAGTTCGGAAAGCACCGAACAGCGCGAGCAGGGATTCCTGGAGGCGCTCAAGAAGCATCCTGACATCAAGATTATCTTCGACGACTATGCCGGCGCCGGAGAAGACAAGGCGATTGCGCTTGGCGAGCAGATTCTTTTCAACCATGGCGACGCGGTCGACGGTATCTTCTGTCCCAACGAATCCACGGCCGCCGGCATGTTGACGGCGCTGCGTCGCGACCCGCGCGGCCTCGCGGGCAAGGTCAAACTCGTCGGTTTCGACGCTGGGGCGAAGTTAATCGACGGCCTGGAAAAGGGAGACTTGCACGCCACGATTCTGCAAGACCCGGTGAAGATGGGCTACGAATCCGTGAAATTGATGCGCGACAAACTGCAAGGCCGCGAAGTGTCGGCGCGCGTGGAAACCGGCGAGTTGCTGGCGACGACGGAGAACTGCCGCGCCCCGGAAGTGCGGAAGCTGTTGGAGCCGGAAGCTTCCAAATAG